In Rhinatrema bivittatum chromosome 1, aRhiBiv1.1, whole genome shotgun sequence, a single genomic region encodes these proteins:
- the LOC115088114 gene encoding zinc finger protein 501-like isoform X2, whose translation MRENVEALMSLDDDGINIPKEKNREGIAAEMESCATLSEKTTKVIWSSDYGGSTSQRHKDSTESSVDQFAEGERGIAMSKNALPQEVTQAEAKPFKCTECERSFTKNSHLIIHHRIHTGERPYKCSCCEKSFSQNSDLSRHQRIHTGEKPFRCPNCGKSFSQNSILNRHQRTHTGEKPYKCNECEKSFSQYSNLINHWRTHTDERPYKCAECDKSFSTNSHLAHHQRSHIAKSLRHIIDGAESFDGCPNLVTYPSNCVEENTYDCSECGKNFISRACLKSHQRNHSREKIYKCAECDKSFSRSSDYIRHQRIHTGERPYKCHECEKTFSENSYLLKHRRIHTGEKPYKCTECDRSFTENSHLVTHQRTHTGEKPYECTECGKGFALNSHRVAHQRIHTGEKPFFCLHCGKSFSESSNLVKHQRTHTGEKPYACKECEKSFSQYTNLKNHWRTHAGKRTL comes from the coding sequence ATGATGACGGTATCAACATACCCAAGGAAAAGAATCGGGAAGGAATTGCAGCAGAGATGGAGTCCTGTGCAACGTTAtcagaaaaaactacaaaggTTATCTGGTCTTCAGACTATGGAGGGAGCACGTCACAGAGACACAAGGATTCCACAGAAAGCAGCGTGGATCAGTTTGCCGAAGGTGAAAGAGGAATTGCCATGTCCAAAAATGCCCTTCCACAGGAGGTGACCCAGGCAGAAGCAAAACCCTTTAAGTgcactgaatgtgagagaagcTTCACAAAAAATTCACACCTCATCATACATCatagaatccacacaggagagcgACCCTACAAATGCAGCTGCTGTGAAAAAAGTTTCAGCCAGAACTCGGACCTTAGCCGGCATCAGAGGATTCACACAGGGGAGAAACCATTCCGGTGTCCCAATTGCGGGAAGAGTTTTAGTCAGAACTCGATACTCAACAGGCACCAGAGAACTCATACAGGGGAAAAGCCGTATAAATGTAACGAGTGTGAAAAGAGCTTCAGTCAGTATTCAAATCTTATCAACCACTGGAGAACTCACACTGACGAAAGGCCCTATAAATGTGCCGAGTGCGATAAGAGCTTTAGCACAAACTCGCATCTTGCACATCATCAGAGGAGCCATATAGCAAAGAGCCTGCGCCACATTATTGACGGCGCCGAAAGCTTTGATGGCTGCCCAAACCTAGTCACGTACCCGAGCAACTGCGTGGAGGAGAACACCTACGACTGTTCGGAATGTGGGAAAAACTTCATCAGCAGGGCTTGTCTGAAATCTCACCAGAGAAACCATTCCAGGGAGAAAATCTACAAGTGTGCAGAATGTGATAAGAGCTTCAGTCGTAGCTCCGATTATATTAGGCATCAGAGGATCCATACGGGAGAGAGGCCCTACAAATGCCATGAATGCGAAAAGACCTTTAGCGAAAATTCGTACCTCCTTAAACACCGGAGAATTCATACAGGGGAGAAACCCTATAAGTGTACGGAATGTGACAGAAGTTTCACAGAAAATTCACATCTTGTTACCCATCAGAGAACTCACACCGGTGAGAAACCGTATGAGTGCACAGAGTGTGGGAAAGGCTTCGCTCTGAACTCCCATCGTGTCGCTCATCAGAGGATACACAccggagagaaaccatttttttgcCTGCactgtgggaaaagcttcagtgAAAGTTCAAATCTCGTCAAACACCAGAGAACTCACACAGGCGAGAAACCATATGCGTGTAAGGAATGCGAGAAAAGCTTCAGCCAGTACACGAACCTTAAAAACCACTGGAGAACCCACGCCGGCAAGAGAACTTTATAA